Proteins found in one Bremerella volcania genomic segment:
- a CDS encoding SDR family oxidoreductase, whose product MAKYLVTGGAGFIGSHIVDGLLARGDEVVIYDNLSTGSRKNLPDHANATFVEGSITDADELAKALDGVEYVFHQAALASVPLSVERPLDTNLHCVTGTLNVLNEARKAGVKRVVYAASSSAYGDQPNLAKRETDLPAPLSPYAVAKLAGEYYCQAFYHTYGLETVGLRYFNVFGPRQDPDSPYSAVIPIFLTLLLSGKQPVVYGDGQQSRDFTYVKNIVNANLTAMAAENVAGRIINVANGKSTSLLTLLKLLNEYLGTDIQAKHDPPRAGDVRDSMADNTLATKLLNYEIEVDFDEGLKRSIEYYRELALQRA is encoded by the coding sequence ATGGCCAAGTATCTTGTTACCGGCGGTGCCGGTTTTATCGGTTCTCACATTGTTGACGGTTTGCTGGCCCGCGGGGACGAGGTCGTCATCTACGACAATCTCAGCACCGGCAGCCGAAAGAATCTGCCCGATCACGCCAACGCAACGTTTGTCGAAGGCTCGATTACCGACGCCGACGAATTGGCCAAAGCACTTGATGGCGTCGAATATGTGTTCCACCAAGCGGCACTCGCATCGGTTCCGCTGAGCGTCGAGCGACCGCTGGATACGAACCTGCACTGCGTCACCGGTACGCTGAACGTGTTGAACGAAGCTCGCAAGGCTGGCGTCAAACGCGTCGTCTATGCCGCTTCGAGTAGTGCTTACGGCGATCAGCCCAACCTGGCAAAACGCGAAACCGATTTGCCTGCTCCCCTTTCTCCCTATGCCGTTGCCAAGCTGGCCGGTGAATACTACTGCCAGGCCTTTTATCACACCTACGGCCTGGAAACGGTCGGATTGCGTTACTTCAACGTCTTTGGTCCGCGACAAGATCCCGACAGTCCCTATTCGGCCGTGATTCCGATCTTTCTGACCTTGCTGTTGAGTGGTAAGCAGCCGGTCGTGTATGGCGATGGTCAGCAGTCACGAGATTTCACTTACGTGAAAAACATCGTAAATGCCAACTTGACCGCGATGGCAGCCGAAAACGTCGCAGGTCGCATCATCAACGTTGCCAATGGCAAGAGCACCTCACTTCTAACCTTGCTCAAATTGCTGAACGAATACTTGGGAACGGACATTCAAGCCAAGCACGATCCCCCTCGAGCTGGCGACGTCCGTGACAGCATGGCCGACAATACGCTCGCCACGAAGCTGTTGAACTACGAGATCGAAGTCGACTTCGACGAAGGGCTCAAGCGTTCGATCGAGTATTACCGCGAACTGGCCCTGCAGCGGGCGTAG
- a CDS encoding SMC family protein: MARFLKALQGLQLDVPEANPPQGAPSGPSVGSPAVSNESNAGQSSSPAASAERPMTQTIVMQESTQEPATKPALTSTASPEQNELIQKLTQQLAGMLKQRDKIAREVSQVKEALASHDRRHEDEIIRLRDTLETHQQSSKSIEAELKEIQSELRNQLQKQQEDFAQKLSEVEQRVQVRAIAPPVASESHAEQDIQQVREQLASYDKRYEEEIVRLRDSLQSHQESSKTIQTELLKQLKRQEESFAKQLNDVEARVQRQAKVAAAVVVPEAQTAAQPKPSAPAPKPVNASAIFKPQPRSSTPEKPIPVTDALRRAITLLDDPQLSQELIQLCDGIFGAIEPSAITEPIVIFLGTCLPERDASGLAIRLAAWLSRNACDVFMVDGALKNKTLSAQLGLQSSPGLFETVRRETYRQDGTYRDSETGISVIPAGKSSFMLTNSEQDLASLRDQIREILKANSIVLIAGEGPDSPASWLLAQVANKSYLQADLGTVSREDIQAAVDCYHQAGVDLAGLIATSSRN, translated from the coding sequence ATGGCTCGTTTTCTCAAAGCACTGCAAGGTCTGCAATTGGATGTGCCTGAGGCTAATCCTCCGCAAGGGGCTCCCTCAGGTCCGTCGGTTGGGTCGCCTGCAGTGAGCAACGAGTCAAACGCCGGACAGTCATCTTCGCCTGCTGCTTCCGCGGAGCGACCCATGACGCAAACGATCGTCATGCAGGAGTCGACCCAGGAACCAGCGACCAAACCGGCACTAACATCGACGGCTTCGCCCGAGCAAAACGAGCTGATCCAAAAGCTGACGCAACAACTTGCCGGGATGCTGAAACAGCGGGACAAGATTGCCCGGGAAGTGTCGCAGGTCAAAGAGGCACTGGCGTCGCACGATCGACGACACGAAGATGAAATCATTCGGCTGCGTGATACGCTTGAGACCCATCAGCAATCGTCGAAGTCGATCGAAGCGGAATTGAAAGAGATTCAGTCCGAACTTCGCAATCAGTTGCAAAAGCAGCAGGAAGACTTCGCCCAGAAGCTGAGCGAGGTCGAGCAGCGGGTGCAGGTCCGAGCGATCGCTCCGCCTGTGGCCAGCGAGTCGCACGCGGAGCAAGATATCCAGCAGGTTCGCGAGCAGCTAGCTTCGTACGATAAGCGATACGAGGAGGAAATCGTTCGCTTACGGGACTCGCTCCAGTCGCACCAGGAATCCTCAAAGACGATTCAGACCGAACTGCTCAAACAATTGAAGCGTCAGGAAGAGTCGTTCGCGAAACAGCTCAACGACGTGGAAGCACGAGTACAACGCCAGGCCAAAGTTGCTGCTGCTGTTGTGGTTCCCGAGGCCCAAACGGCGGCCCAGCCCAAACCAAGTGCGCCAGCGCCGAAGCCTGTCAATGCTTCGGCGATCTTCAAGCCGCAGCCGCGATCTTCGACGCCGGAGAAGCCGATCCCGGTTACCGATGCGCTGCGTCGTGCCATCACCTTGCTTGATGATCCGCAGCTATCACAGGAACTCATCCAGCTTTGCGACGGCATCTTTGGCGCTATCGAACCTTCGGCGATCACCGAGCCAATCGTCATCTTCCTGGGAACTTGTCTGCCGGAGCGTGATGCTTCAGGCCTGGCCATTCGTCTGGCGGCCTGGCTTAGTCGGAACGCATGTGACGTCTTCATGGTTGACGGCGCGCTCAAAAACAAAACATTGTCTGCTCAGTTGGGACTACAATCGAGTCCGGGGCTTTTCGAGACCGTCCGGCGCGAAACCTACCGCCAAGACGGCACCTATCGTGACAGCGAAACGGGGATTTCGGTCATTCCGGCAGGTAAGTCCTCCTTCATGCTGACCAATAGCGAACAGGATCTGGCATCGCTACGTGATCAGATTCGCGAAATCTTAAAAGCCAATTCGATCGTTTTGATCGCGGGAGAAGGTCCCGACAGCCCGGCGTCGTGGTTGCTCGCGCAAGTTGCGAATAAGTCGTATCTTCAAGCCGATCTTGGAACGGTATCACGAGAGGATATTCAGGCTGCCGTCGATTGCTACCATCAAGCGGGGGTCGATCTAGCCGGATTGATTGCCACCTCCAGCCGCAATTAA
- a CDS encoding ExeA family protein, whose product MYEETFGLSHRPFPSVPSLVGYVETDSHLEAIETLLRCVRRDEGIGTLISAPGLGKSTIALRLQEELEDDFEVVRLNSGHCGSRRALLQAIAYELDLPCRGLEEGELRIQFAEYVQRLESRRMMGIVILADEADLLPIRLLEELRLLTNFASKDRSRVSVVLLGNMSLEERLASPYLTSFNQRVGARAYLQSLSTAEVAKYVRQQLVGAGAKLTIFDDSAIEAIAQRSQGVPRLVNQICDHALLLAALGDEMQLDADAVEEAWADLQRLPAPKRKIRTDNAHSTDSLIEFGSLEETKTDSSVEYPSVVRFEDRSQTEEQEEFPPEAVQEPEVELTFQNAANPFEEKFEKEEIVLDRFASLGDQEVRGIRRVVSPRNSEIAAFLVGSEDNPAEVEVVQPNYTQAEGMVVSRDFSTHSTGFSNWDDRDIIVIDSKEPRVEEPQHPKMPAPRRRTYRQLFSQLRRQHA is encoded by the coding sequence ATGTACGAAGAAACTTTTGGATTGTCGCATCGCCCATTTCCCAGTGTCCCGTCCTTGGTCGGTTACGTGGAAACGGACTCTCACCTGGAAGCGATCGAGACTCTGCTGCGATGTGTTCGCCGTGACGAAGGTATCGGCACGTTGATCTCGGCACCAGGACTTGGCAAGTCAACCATTGCTTTGAGGCTGCAGGAAGAACTGGAAGATGATTTCGAAGTCGTCCGCCTGAATAGTGGTCACTGTGGTTCGCGACGTGCTTTGCTTCAAGCCATCGCCTACGAACTCGATCTTCCATGTCGCGGCCTGGAAGAAGGGGAACTGCGAATTCAGTTCGCCGAGTATGTCCAGCGTCTGGAAAGCCGCCGAATGATGGGCATCGTCATTCTCGCCGATGAAGCCGATCTTCTGCCCATTCGCCTTCTGGAAGAACTTCGACTGCTGACGAACTTCGCCAGCAAAGATCGCTCCCGCGTATCAGTTGTCCTGTTGGGAAACATGTCGCTGGAAGAACGCCTGGCAAGTCCTTATCTGACGTCGTTCAACCAACGCGTCGGTGCACGGGCGTATCTTCAATCTTTGTCTACCGCCGAGGTTGCCAAATACGTTCGCCAGCAGTTGGTAGGGGCTGGAGCCAAGCTGACAATCTTCGACGACTCTGCAATCGAAGCGATCGCACAGCGAAGCCAAGGGGTGCCTCGCCTGGTAAACCAAATCTGCGACCACGCGTTGCTGTTGGCCGCGCTCGGGGATGAGATGCAGTTGGATGCGGACGCCGTGGAAGAGGCCTGGGCCGACCTGCAGCGGCTCCCGGCTCCGAAGCGAAAGATCCGGACCGACAACGCCCACTCGACCGATTCGCTGATCGAGTTTGGCTCGCTGGAAGAAACCAAGACTGATTCTTCGGTCGAGTACCCTTCGGTGGTTCGCTTCGAAGATCGATCCCAGACCGAAGAGCAGGAAGAGTTCCCGCCGGAAGCCGTCCAGGAGCCTGAGGTAGAACTGACATTTCAGAATGCGGCCAACCCGTTCGAGGAGAAGTTCGAGAAAGAAGAGATCGTACTCGATCGTTTTGCCTCGCTGGGTGATCAAGAGGTCCGAGGCATTCGCCGCGTCGTCAGCCCTCGCAATTCCGAGATCGCCGCATTTCTGGTTGGATCCGAGGATAACCCGGCTGAAGTCGAAGTGGTTCAACCAAACTACACCCAGGCAGAAGGAATGGTCGTGTCGCGCGACTTCTCCACGCATTCCACTGGGTTTTCCAACTGGGATGATCGCGACATTATTGTGATCGACTCGAAGGAACCACGCGTGGAAGAACCGCAACATCCCAAGATGCCTGCGCCGCGTCGCCGCACGTATCGTCAATTATTCTCGCAACTGCGTCGTCAACACGCGTAA
- a CDS encoding phosphoribosylanthranilate isomerase, with product MPVPDIFRIKICGLSDFENAVAVSHSGADAIGLNFFSQSKRCVDLDTAVKIANTVRGEVQIIGLFVNAAPSEIEQTHQQVGFNWIQLHGDESVEFAQAVHQSTGVPILAASRGSLIRWATLPDDFHPQALLMDAAVPGSFGGTGHLSNWDLAATWRTMPHLKHLVLAGGLTPENVSEAIRAVQPSAVDVAGGVEVSGQPGVKDLTKVEAFVTAARKAFAELPKE from the coding sequence ATGCCTGTCCCTGACATTTTCCGCATCAAGATCTGCGGTTTGAGCGATTTTGAGAACGCCGTTGCAGTCTCGCATAGCGGGGCCGATGCGATCGGTTTGAACTTCTTTTCGCAAAGCAAACGCTGCGTCGATTTAGACACTGCCGTGAAAATCGCCAACACAGTTCGCGGCGAAGTTCAGATCATCGGTCTGTTTGTGAACGCGGCGCCATCCGAGATAGAGCAAACCCACCAGCAAGTCGGCTTTAACTGGATTCAACTGCATGGAGATGAATCGGTCGAGTTTGCTCAAGCCGTTCATCAGTCGACCGGCGTGCCCATTCTGGCTGCCAGCCGCGGCTCACTGATTCGTTGGGCGACACTGCCTGACGACTTCCATCCTCAGGCGCTTCTGATGGATGCCGCCGTTCCGGGTTCCTTCGGCGGAACGGGGCACCTTTCCAACTGGGATTTGGCAGCGACCTGGCGCACTATGCCGCACCTAAAACACTTGGTGCTAGCTGGAGGTTTAACCCCCGAGAACGTTTCTGAGGCGATCCGGGCCGTTCAGCCGTCGGCGGTCGATGTGGCCGGTGGCGTCGAGGTTAGTGGTCAGCCTGGCGTCAAGGATCTAACGAAGGTCGAAGCGTTCGTCACGGCTGCCCGCAAGGCCTTTGCCGAGCTTCCTAAAGAATAA
- the ahcY gene encoding adenosylhomocysteinase, which translates to MSQVEKLPYKVKDISLAKRGRQEIKLAEVEMPGLMALREKYRDEKPLAGARIAGCLHMTIQTAVLIETLVELGAEVTWSSCNIFSTQDHAAAAMAEAGIPVYAWKGMSEEEFDWCIEQTIFFPSGEPLNLILDDGGDLTAMVHNKFPELLDGIKGLSEETTTGVHRLYQMHQKGELKTPAINVNDSVTKSKFDNLYGCRESLADGIKRATDVMVAGKIVVVAGYGDVGKGCAQSMRGFGARVIITEIDPIIALQAAMEGYEVCTMEDCCDRADIFVTTTGNRDIITGEHMERMKNDAIVCNIGHFDLEIDMAWLNSRKDVAKESIKPASQEGGPVDRYTFPDGHSILVLAEGRLVNLGCATGHPSFVMSASFTNQVLAQIELWKNAEAYPLGVHVLPKSLDEEVARLHLDKLGVKMTKMTQKQADYIGVPVDGPFKPDHYRY; encoded by the coding sequence GTGTCCCAGGTCGAAAAGCTTCCGTACAAGGTCAAGGACATCTCCCTCGCGAAGCGTGGACGTCAAGAAATCAAACTGGCCGAAGTCGAAATGCCTGGCTTGATGGCCCTTCGTGAGAAATACCGCGACGAGAAACCTCTCGCTGGAGCACGCATCGCTGGCTGTCTTCACATGACCATCCAGACAGCCGTGCTCATCGAAACGCTCGTCGAACTCGGCGCCGAAGTGACTTGGAGCAGCTGTAACATCTTCTCCACGCAAGATCACGCCGCGGCCGCCATGGCGGAAGCCGGCATTCCAGTTTATGCCTGGAAGGGCATGTCCGAAGAAGAATTCGACTGGTGCATCGAACAAACCATCTTCTTCCCTAGTGGCGAACCGCTGAACCTGATTCTGGACGATGGTGGCGACTTGACCGCTATGGTGCACAACAAGTTCCCGGAACTGCTGGATGGCATCAAGGGTCTCTCGGAAGAAACGACCACAGGCGTACACCGCTTGTACCAGATGCACCAGAAGGGCGAACTGAAGACGCCAGCCATCAACGTCAATGACTCGGTCACCAAGAGCAAGTTCGACAACCTCTACGGTTGCCGCGAATCGCTGGCCGACGGTATCAAGCGTGCCACTGACGTGATGGTTGCCGGTAAGATCGTCGTCGTGGCCGGTTATGGAGACGTCGGAAAGGGCTGTGCCCAATCGATGCGTGGCTTTGGTGCTCGTGTGATCATCACCGAAATCGATCCAATCATCGCTCTGCAAGCCGCGATGGAAGGTTACGAAGTTTGCACGATGGAAGACTGCTGTGATCGTGCCGACATCTTCGTCACCACAACCGGTAACCGCGACATCATCACCGGCGAGCACATGGAACGCATGAAGAACGATGCGATCGTGTGCAACATCGGCCACTTCGATCTCGAAATCGACATGGCCTGGCTCAACAGCCGCAAAGACGTGGCCAAGGAATCGATTAAACCAGCTTCACAAGAAGGCGGCCCGGTCGATCGCTATACCTTCCCCGATGGCCACAGCATTCTGGTCCTGGCCGAAGGCCGCTTGGTGAACCTTGGTTGTGCCACCGGTCACCCCTCGTTCGTGATGTCCGCCTCGTTCACCAACCAGGTGCTGGCCCAGATCGAACTCTGGAAGAACGCCGAAGCTTACCCACTGGGCGTCCACGTTCTGCCGAAGTCGTTGGACGAAGAAGTGGCCCGCCTGCACTTAGACAAACTGGGCGTAAAGATGACCAAGATGACCCAAAAGCAAGCCGACTACATCGGCGTGCCGGTCGACGGTCCATTCAAGCCAGATCATTATCGCTATTAA
- a CDS encoding DUF1015 family protein, translating into MPDIRAIHGLRYDLGHIGALADVIAPPASTLTPDQIDQLYKRHPANIVRVLTNREEPGDDELNNPHSRAKRFLTDWQRQGVLQREPDPAIYVYHQEFDWQGQRVTRRGFLAGLALEDIDQEQYEAVQVMLTESFSSSLNRLRATGADITPQVSVYADPSISVQQDLENHIAMATPLVAKDASGVVHRLWPVTDHNLIGTIREKMAHHRLLQANQDEYAAATLYRYELAQEGELTPQHPANVALTAFFEMTEPGFEVLPRFPLAHQAPAVSSQELIEKLGIHFDCQVFGQGPSASSSLWEELQTSNELGHLGIYCTADDTWVRAQLTADGQLRMEDATPERDDVWRELDNNLWEWLILTELLETADAKESFVRTVDHLVQALDQDQAKTIPLAALLRPVTMSQYQDLIDRKVDFFEAIAIGPLPPCGLVLHPFS; encoded by the coding sequence ATGCCAGATATTCGAGCCATCCACGGACTGCGTTACGATCTGGGGCACATTGGTGCTTTGGCCGACGTGATCGCGCCGCCGGCCAGCACGCTTACCCCAGATCAGATCGATCAACTCTATAAACGTCATCCGGCGAATATTGTTCGAGTTCTGACCAACCGAGAAGAGCCGGGAGATGATGAACTCAACAACCCGCATAGCCGGGCCAAGCGTTTCCTGACCGACTGGCAGCGGCAAGGCGTACTGCAGCGCGAGCCCGATCCGGCAATCTACGTCTATCACCAGGAGTTCGATTGGCAGGGACAACGAGTTACACGGCGAGGTTTTCTGGCAGGGCTCGCCCTGGAGGATATCGATCAGGAACAGTACGAAGCAGTTCAGGTCATGTTGACCGAAAGCTTCTCTTCAAGCCTCAACCGACTTCGAGCGACGGGTGCGGATATTACTCCCCAGGTGTCGGTCTACGCCGATCCGAGTATCTCGGTGCAGCAAGATCTGGAGAACCACATTGCCATGGCCACCCCGCTGGTCGCTAAGGACGCGTCAGGCGTCGTCCATCGTTTGTGGCCAGTGACCGACCATAACCTGATTGGGACAATCCGCGAGAAGATGGCCCATCACCGGTTGTTGCAGGCAAACCAAGACGAGTACGCAGCGGCGACCCTCTATCGATATGAACTCGCTCAAGAAGGCGAACTGACGCCGCAACACCCGGCCAATGTTGCGTTGACCGCATTCTTCGAGATGACTGAGCCTGGGTTTGAGGTCTTGCCTCGCTTTCCGCTGGCTCACCAGGCACCGGCTGTTTCCAGTCAAGAGCTGATTGAGAAGCTAGGCATTCACTTCGACTGCCAGGTCTTCGGACAGGGCCCCAGCGCTTCATCATCCCTCTGGGAAGAACTGCAAACCAGCAACGAGTTAGGACATCTTGGCATCTACTGCACTGCGGATGATACCTGGGTCCGTGCCCAACTGACGGCGGATGGTCAGCTGCGGATGGAAGACGCGACTCCAGAACGGGACGACGTATGGCGCGAGCTGGATAACAACCTCTGGGAGTGGCTAATCCTGACCGAGCTGCTGGAGACGGCCGATGCCAAGGAGTCTTTTGTACGGACAGTCGATCACCTGGTACAGGCTCTGGATCAAGACCAAGCAAAGACTATCCCCCTTGCCGCCCTACTCCGCCCCGTCACGATGAGCCAATATCAGGATCTGATAGACCGCAAGGTTGACTTCTTTGAGGCGATTGCCATCGGACCACTACCACCGTGCGGCTTGGTCCTCCATCCGTTTTCTTAG
- a CDS encoding ParA family protein: protein MARILCIANQKGGVGKTTTAINLAAGLAMAEMRTLLVDLDPQCNATTGVGQKPTERHPLVSQQPLGDSILETSIENLFLVPGSRSFEDVERLAGGEKSTSAVLTHHLESGMNQFDYVLIDCPPSVGAITQTALAASTEVLMPIQAEYFAMEGLTQMIKVIRDVMRRPPGKLEFGGIVLTMYDPTLELTHEVEQEVREFFGDIVFDTVVPRDHWVSEAPSFGQSVITHAPRSRGARAHMELCMEVLDRD from the coding sequence ATGGCTCGTATCCTGTGCATCGCCAACCAGAAGGGCGGCGTCGGCAAGACCACCACGGCCATCAACCTGGCCGCCGGGTTGGCCATGGCCGAGATGCGCACGTTGCTGGTCGATCTCGACCCCCAATGCAACGCGACGACCGGTGTCGGCCAGAAGCCTACCGAGCGTCATCCACTTGTCTCTCAGCAACCGCTGGGTGACTCGATCCTGGAGACCAGCATCGAGAACCTCTTCCTGGTTCCTGGCAGCCGCAGCTTCGAGGATGTGGAACGTTTGGCCGGGGGCGAGAAGTCGACCTCGGCCGTACTCACCCATCATCTCGAGTCAGGCATGAACCAGTTCGACTATGTCCTGATCGACTGTCCCCCTTCGGTCGGTGCGATCACGCAGACGGCGCTCGCTGCCTCGACGGAAGTGCTCATGCCCATTCAGGCCGAGTATTTCGCCATGGAAGGTCTGACCCAGATGATCAAGGTCATCCGGGACGTCATGCGGCGTCCGCCAGGCAAGCTCGAGTTCGGTGGAATCGTATTGACGATGTACGACCCAACCTTGGAACTGACTCACGAGGTCGAACAGGAAGTTCGGGAGTTCTTTGGCGACATCGTTTTCGATACGGTGGTCCCACGGGATCACTGGGTTTCTGAAGCACCCAGCTTCGGGCAATCAGTTATTACCCACGCACCTCGCAGTCGCGGGGCACGTGCTCATATGGAATTGTGCATGGAGGTTTTAGACCGTGACTAG
- a CDS encoding ParB/RepB/Spo0J family partition protein has product MTRQKRLGRGLAALLGDPTDEAAEVELREEASETVPFRPRLADSDFTEEASQKSDASRIALDLIDRNPFQPRHNFDDAEIASLAESLKEHDILQPIVVRQIGDRFQLISGERRLRAAGIAGWDSIPALVREADDRLVAELAIVENLQRQDLNPLEKAISFQRYLEQHDATQSELADRIKVDRSTIANLVRLLDLPDAVKSALHNGEISQGHARALLPLGEEQVQSEFASRIAKEGWSVRATEQAVQDFLNGEEPAQSTTPAKKGSRTKSQQVVSLEEDLRMALGTKVDIKQSTKGGKIVIHFKNADEFDRLNEYLLADGDEDRRAA; this is encoded by the coding sequence GTGACTAGACAAAAGCGATTGGGACGTGGCCTGGCCGCGCTGCTGGGAGATCCGACCGACGAAGCAGCGGAAGTGGAATTGCGAGAAGAAGCTTCTGAGACGGTTCCGTTCCGTCCTCGCCTGGCCGACTCCGACTTTACGGAGGAAGCCTCGCAGAAGTCGGACGCTTCGCGGATCGCACTCGACTTGATCGATCGAAACCCGTTCCAACCACGGCACAACTTCGACGATGCCGAGATCGCGTCGCTAGCCGAGAGTTTGAAGGAGCATGACATCCTTCAGCCAATCGTCGTGCGGCAGATCGGTGATCGCTTCCAACTGATCAGCGGCGAGCGACGTCTGAGAGCGGCCGGCATCGCAGGTTGGGACTCGATCCCGGCATTGGTTCGCGAAGCGGACGACCGGTTGGTCGCCGAACTGGCCATCGTCGAGAACCTGCAGCGCCAGGACCTGAACCCACTGGAAAAAGCAATCAGCTTCCAGCGGTACCTGGAACAGCACGATGCCACCCAAAGCGAGCTGGCGGACCGGATCAAGGTCGACCGGAGCACGATCGCCAACCTGGTCCGACTGTTGGATCTGCCAGATGCCGTGAAGTCGGCCCTGCACAACGGCGAGATCTCCCAAGGCCATGCCCGGGCTCTATTGCCGCTGGGGGAAGAACAGGTCCAAAGCGAATTCGCCAGCCGGATTGCCAAGGAAGGTTGGAGCGTCCGCGCCACCGAACAGGCCGTGCAGGATTTCCTGAATGGAGAAGAACCGGCCCAGTCGACCACGCCAGCCAAGAAGGGTTCCCGTACCAAGTCGCAACAGGTTGTGTCCCTGGAAGAAGACCTGCGGATGGCCCTGGGTACCAAGGTCGACATCAAGCAGTCGACTAAGGGAGGCAAGATCGTTATCCACTTTAAAAACGCGGATGAATTTGATCGGCTGAACGAGTACCTGCTAGCGGATGGCGACGAAGATCGCCGGGCCGCTTAG
- a CDS encoding DUF1559 domain-containing protein — protein MSRSSCRFGFTLVELLVVIAIIGILIALLLPAVQMARESARRTQCVNHLKQLGLAFHNHHDILQNFPHGGINAPDGDPCCSGEHDDRTQWSWPYQILPYIEQNNLYDETDHNQVYRTAVEIYYCPSRRRAQGYGGSNHARIDCAANAGTNGNGDNGVVRRRDRSRTAFQDITDGTSNTLLVGEKQTDKTYDAGCCDDNENPYNPGWEVDIYRLGTSPPDHDRNHPETVLGTDSNSNLFGSAHPSGINVVLVDGSVRFISYTVDGELFRRLCVIDDGLVVSHDSL, from the coding sequence ATGTCACGTTCTTCGTGTCGTTTCGGGTTCACGCTTGTCGAACTCCTGGTTGTAATCGCCATCATTGGAATCCTAATTGCCTTATTGCTTCCGGCGGTGCAAATGGCACGAGAATCGGCCCGCCGGACCCAATGCGTGAACCACCTAAAGCAACTTGGACTGGCCTTTCACAATCATCACGACATTCTGCAGAATTTTCCGCATGGCGGGATCAATGCTCCCGATGGTGATCCCTGTTGCTCAGGCGAACACGACGATCGGACGCAGTGGAGTTGGCCTTATCAGATCCTGCCGTATATCGAGCAAAACAACCTGTACGACGAAACCGACCACAACCAGGTCTATAGAACGGCGGTCGAGATCTATTACTGTCCAAGTCGCCGCAGGGCCCAAGGCTATGGGGGCTCGAACCATGCTCGGATCGACTGCGCCGCCAACGCCGGAACCAACGGGAATGGAGATAATGGAGTAGTACGCCGCAGGGACCGGTCGAGAACTGCGTTTCAGGACATTACCGACGGCACGTCGAACACCTTGCTTGTGGGAGAAAAACAGACCGACAAAACCTACGATGCGGGATGCTGCGACGATAACGAGAATCCCTACAATCCCGGCTGGGAAGTGGACATCTATCGGCTGGGTACTTCCCCGCCAGACCACGACCGAAATCACCCGGAGACGGTTCTCGGAACCGATTCCAATTCCAACTTGTTCGGGTCGGCCCACCCCAGCGGAATCAACGTGGTTCTGGTGGACGGCTCGGTGCGATTCATCAGTTACACGGTCGATGGTGAGTTGTTCCGTCGGCTGTGCGTGATTGATGACGGTTTAGTGGTCAGCCACGACTCGCTGTAA
- a CDS encoding MoaD/ThiS family protein — MSVSVQIPYALRSECGGKSEVEVSAGSVRQALTALKDEQPKLYRNVCDETGAVRKHINLFVNESLIHRNDGLETKLGPGDLLFIMTAVSGG, encoded by the coding sequence ATGTCCGTTTCCGTCCAAATTCCCTATGCACTCCGGTCCGAGTGTGGTGGGAAGTCTGAAGTGGAAGTTTCCGCCGGCTCGGTCCGGCAGGCGCTTACCGCCTTGAAAGACGAGCAACCGAAGCTGTATCGCAATGTATGTGACGAGACCGGGGCCGTTCGCAAACACATCAATCTGTTCGTGAACGAGTCGCTCATCCATCGAAACGACGGACTCGAAACCAAGCTTGGGCCTGGGGACCTACTTTTCATCATGACCGCTGTTTCAGGAGGTTGA